In a genomic window of Spirosoma agri:
- a CDS encoding MaoC family dehydratase has protein sequence MKIGDTHNYRYLFSQQDVQTFATLTGDDNPLHLDADYAATTPFKRPIMHGMLSASVFAKVFGRDFGGSGGVHLSQLLEFVRPMYPDVDYEARFECKSIDTKRHTAEISCTVVDPATNKTTLRGTGIVFHKEMFS, from the coding sequence ATGAAAATCGGCGATACACACAACTATCGATATTTATTTTCCCAACAGGACGTTCAAACGTTCGCGACGTTGACGGGCGATGATAACCCACTCCATCTCGACGCTGACTATGCAGCCACGACGCCCTTCAAGCGTCCGATCATGCACGGCATGTTAAGTGCCAGCGTATTCGCGAAAGTGTTTGGCCGCGATTTTGGCGGATCGGGTGGGGTTCATCTGTCACAACTGCTCGAGTTCGTCCGGCCCATGTATCCGGATGTTGACTACGAAGCCCGCTTCGAATGTAAATCGATCGACACCAAACGACACACGGCGGAGATCAGTTGTACGGTCGTTGATCCGGCCACGAACAAGACGACACTACGCGGAACCGGCATTGTCTTTCACAAAGAGATGTTCTCGTGA
- a CDS encoding RagB/SusD family nutrient uptake outer membrane protein, with translation MNFKNKYILTLLGGSLIMASCDVNNLEPQTALSETTAFQTPDRIALAVAGVYDGGQSGFYAGNVVRGYAFGAAHLEQGDMRGEDMALAATFYAVTYQNNYDPTQPNNVYYWQNAYAMINRANVVIAGLKTATVSASLTQAQLDAYEAECRFLRAMAHHYLVVNFARPFSDNPTAAAGGVPYRTAAVTGGSTVDAAIQQGRNTVSETYDKIIEDLNYAEEKLPDTRTGNLKITRATKGAAIALKTRVRLHQNNWAEVIREANKLVPTSAPFTSSVGSYALTSSPLGAFGSANKSNSESIFSVENNDVDNAGTNGAPASMYSAVSANNGRGIILISPILWNQSFFPSTDLRKSSTAIASDTPGSAGKGGNFTRKYPDVTTKTENAPIIRYAEVLLNLAEALSRTSTGVDTRALALLSAVRNRSVTDAANQYTTASFATNKNLTRAIINERRPEFLAEGLRWLDIHRLAQDADFKQADGIPAKADIAITNFAPLYTNNPATTFRLQAGIPYSDFRFLWPIPTEEIANNPVLAKQQNPGY, from the coding sequence ATGAATTTTAAGAATAAATATATACTAACACTACTGGGTGGGTCGCTTATCATGGCTTCCTGCGACGTGAATAACCTGGAACCGCAAACGGCTCTTTCTGAGACCACTGCGTTCCAGACGCCCGATCGTATTGCGCTGGCAGTAGCGGGTGTTTACGATGGTGGTCAATCCGGATTCTATGCCGGTAATGTCGTTCGTGGTTACGCGTTTGGTGCTGCTCACCTGGAACAGGGTGACATGCGTGGCGAAGATATGGCCCTAGCGGCTACCTTCTATGCGGTAACGTATCAGAACAACTACGACCCTACACAGCCAAACAACGTTTATTACTGGCAGAATGCGTACGCCATGATTAACCGGGCGAATGTTGTTATTGCCGGTCTGAAAACGGCTACTGTATCGGCCTCTCTGACACAGGCTCAACTGGATGCCTATGAAGCAGAGTGCCGGTTCCTGCGGGCCATGGCACACCACTATCTGGTTGTTAACTTCGCTCGTCCTTTCAGCGATAACCCAACGGCTGCCGCTGGTGGTGTTCCTTACCGTACAGCCGCCGTTACGGGAGGGAGCACGGTAGATGCAGCCATTCAGCAGGGTCGCAATACGGTATCGGAAACCTACGATAAGATTATCGAAGACCTGAACTACGCGGAAGAGAAACTGCCTGATACGCGCACCGGAAACCTGAAAATAACCCGGGCAACCAAAGGCGCAGCGATTGCTCTGAAAACGCGGGTTCGCCTGCACCAGAACAACTGGGCAGAAGTGATCAGAGAAGCCAATAAACTGGTTCCAACATCGGCTCCGTTCACAAGTTCAGTAGGATCTTATGCGCTGACATCCAGTCCACTGGGCGCTTTCGGCTCAGCAAATAAGAGCAATTCGGAGTCAATTTTCTCAGTTGAGAACAACGATGTCGACAATGCTGGTACCAATGGTGCACCTGCCTCTATGTACTCGGCAGTGAGTGCGAACAACGGTCGGGGTATCATCCTGATTAGCCCAATTTTGTGGAACCAATCGTTTTTCCCATCCACTGATTTGCGTAAATCCTCAACAGCTATTGCATCGGATACACCAGGTTCGGCAGGTAAAGGTGGTAACTTCACCCGCAAGTATCCAGACGTAACGACAAAGACAGAAAACGCGCCGATCATCCGGTATGCCGAAGTCTTGTTGAATCTGGCTGAAGCATTGTCTCGTACAAGTACGGGTGTTGATACACGGGCACTGGCTCTGTTGAGCGCCGTACGCAACCGGTCGGTAACTGATGCCGCCAATCAGTATACGACGGCTAGTTTCGCAACGAACAAGAACCTGACCAGAGCGATCATCAATGAGCGCCGGCCTGAGTTCCTGGCTGAAGGTCTGCGTTGGTTAGATATTCACCGGTTAGCTCAGGATGCCGATTTCAAACAGGCTGATGGTATTCCAGCGAAAGCAGATATTGCGATTACGAACTTTGCTCCGCTATATACAAACAATCCTGCAACTACTTTCAGATTACAGGCGGGTATCCCTTACAGCGACTTCCGCTTTCTATGGCCTATCCCAACGGAAGAAATTGCAAATAATCCCGTATTGGCTAAGCAGCAGAATCCGGGTTATTAA
- a CDS encoding SusC/RagA family TonB-linked outer membrane protein, with protein sequence MHKILLGSWLLSLLFCLPVLAQDVTVSGRVTSSDDGSPLPGVTVQVKGSQRGTTTDSQGSYRLNAPSNGTLVFSFIGYTTRESAIGNRTTLDVALAGDSKELNEVVVIGYGTQQRQRVTSSISVVNGSALANLATPSFDQQLAGRAAGVQVSTPSGVLGQAPVIRIRGTNSISSGSNPLIVVDGIPLITGNQSGVTPTNPLGDINPQDIESYDILKDGAATAIYGSRAANGVILITTKKGKKNTGVRVNLDIQGGTSVARKRLDLLNAQEFVAISNEKSANSGGATIAAMDANNTETDWQNEILRTGTSQSYNLSISGGGEKTTYYYSLGYNKQVGAIRPNDQARFSFLTNIDHTLNKFISVGAKVQVARTTNNGLNTGSSALSGNLTGAARLFPNVPVYDATNATGYNLSPDGSVLGRGANTRNIDNNYTNIRFVIDNNKFNAVTTRILPSAYVSINPFPGLSLRTQIGTDYTGVRSFQSWDPRHGDGRGSNGLVSQVSREVLRWNWQNVLNFDHDFGGHNINLTLGTEFQKTTTSSFTAGGQSFSDLFFLQNGLISGAYATQTSSGTYVPNGFDSYFGRIQYSYRDKYLASFSARNDGLSSLPIANRRGTFKGGSLGYRLSQEDFYKNSSVGRVMNDIKIRASYAEVGNTDIGSFPYVGTYGSAQYASQNGIGFNQAGNPELRWERSQKEDYGIDLGFLNNRITASFDYFRNNIDGLILAAPTPSSLGIPNNSINRNVGSMINKGFEAAVSVEAVNHNGFRWNVSANFTGLNNKVTALNKNNEGVDQDIIYTYNINRVGESVGSIYGYRYAGVNQSNGNPMYYKADGRIVQRDIVSTGYSYFDPTAPNSLTNTSGAALSATNDRVILGNTNPTYYGGLTNSFSYKGLDLEVFVRFSGGNKLMNVTRQETLLNNDFNNNGREILNRWQKEGDVTDVPKVYLSKSGIINQTGVAISRFVENGDFIRIQNIVLGYTIPKTVLPKGAFALSTVRVYAQVQNAFTFTKYKGLDPEANANGDTNSEFGIDFNTNPQLRVMTFGLNIGF encoded by the coding sequence ATGCACAAAATTTTATTGGGAAGCTGGCTGCTTTCGCTGCTTTTCTGTTTGCCAGTGCTGGCACAGGATGTAACGGTTAGTGGCCGCGTCACTTCATCAGATGATGGTTCTCCTTTACCAGGAGTAACTGTACAGGTAAAAGGTAGCCAACGCGGTACGACAACGGATTCGCAAGGAAGCTATCGACTAAATGCTCCGTCTAATGGAACACTAGTTTTCAGTTTCATTGGGTACACAACGCGGGAATCTGCCATTGGCAATCGCACAACGCTCGATGTCGCGCTGGCAGGTGATTCAAAAGAACTGAACGAAGTAGTCGTAATCGGGTATGGTACGCAGCAGCGTCAGCGCGTAACATCTTCGATTTCGGTCGTGAACGGAAGTGCTCTTGCGAACCTGGCAACGCCTAGCTTTGACCAGCAGTTGGCTGGCCGTGCAGCTGGTGTACAGGTGTCGACCCCGTCGGGTGTATTGGGTCAAGCCCCCGTTATCCGGATTCGTGGTACAAACTCAATTTCGTCGGGTTCTAACCCATTGATCGTTGTTGATGGTATACCGCTTATCACAGGAAACCAGAGTGGTGTTACGCCAACGAACCCATTAGGCGACATCAATCCACAGGATATTGAATCGTATGACATCCTAAAAGATGGCGCGGCTACAGCTATTTATGGTTCGCGGGCCGCTAACGGTGTGATTCTGATCACAACGAAAAAAGGTAAGAAAAATACAGGCGTTCGTGTAAACCTTGACATTCAGGGGGGTACGTCGGTCGCTCGTAAGCGGCTCGATTTATTGAACGCGCAGGAGTTTGTTGCCATCTCTAACGAAAAAAGTGCAAATTCGGGTGGCGCGACTATTGCGGCCATGGATGCCAATAACACCGAAACAGACTGGCAGAACGAAATCCTTCGGACGGGTACCTCACAGAGCTATAACCTGAGCATTTCGGGTGGTGGTGAGAAGACCACCTATTATTACTCGTTAGGATACAACAAACAAGTGGGCGCTATCCGGCCCAACGATCAGGCTCGTTTCTCGTTCCTGACAAACATCGACCACACCCTCAACAAGTTCATTTCGGTTGGGGCTAAAGTTCAGGTAGCGCGTACCACAAACAACGGTTTGAATACGGGCTCAAGTGCGCTTTCAGGGAACCTGACGGGTGCCGCCCGCCTGTTTCCAAACGTACCGGTCTACGATGCAACCAATGCTACCGGTTATAATCTCTCGCCGGATGGTTCGGTTCTAGGACGTGGTGCCAATACGCGGAATATCGACAACAACTACACGAACATTCGTTTTGTCATCGACAACAACAAGTTCAATGCGGTAACGACCCGTATTTTACCAAGTGCTTACGTGTCGATTAACCCGTTTCCAGGCTTAAGCCTTCGTACACAGATCGGTACGGATTATACCGGCGTTCGCAGCTTCCAGTCGTGGGACCCTCGTCATGGTGATGGCCGTGGCAGCAATGGTTTAGTTAGTCAGGTATCTCGGGAAGTATTGCGCTGGAACTGGCAGAACGTCTTGAATTTTGACCATGATTTCGGTGGCCACAATATCAACCTGACGCTGGGTACAGAATTCCAGAAAACGACGACCTCGTCATTCACAGCCGGTGGTCAGAGTTTCTCGGATTTGTTTTTCCTGCAAAATGGTCTGATTTCAGGAGCTTATGCGACTCAGACGTCGAGCGGTACATACGTGCCGAATGGTTTTGATTCTTATTTCGGTCGTATTCAGTATAGCTATCGCGACAAATACTTAGCGTCGTTCAGCGCTCGTAATGACGGACTTTCGTCATTGCCAATTGCCAACCGTCGTGGTACGTTCAAAGGTGGATCGCTGGGCTACCGTCTGTCGCAGGAGGATTTTTACAAGAACTCCAGCGTAGGTCGAGTGATGAATGACATCAAAATACGGGCTAGCTACGCCGAAGTAGGCAACACCGATATTGGATCATTCCCATACGTAGGTACGTATGGTTCAGCTCAGTATGCTTCGCAGAACGGTATTGGCTTCAACCAGGCTGGTAACCCTGAACTGAGATGGGAACGCAGCCAGAAAGAAGATTACGGGATCGACTTGGGCTTCCTGAACAACCGGATCACAGCTAGTTTCGATTATTTCCGGAACAACATCGATGGGTTGATTCTTGCAGCACCAACACCAAGTTCGCTGGGTATTCCCAACAACTCGATCAACCGGAACGTAGGATCGATGATCAACAAAGGTTTTGAAGCTGCCGTGAGCGTTGAAGCAGTCAATCACAATGGTTTCCGCTGGAACGTGAGCGCCAACTTCACAGGTCTGAATAACAAGGTAACAGCGTTGAACAAAAACAACGAAGGCGTCGATCAGGACATTATTTACACCTACAACATCAACCGTGTAGGCGAATCGGTTGGATCGATCTACGGTTACCGGTATGCTGGTGTTAACCAATCGAATGGTAACCCAATGTACTACAAGGCCGATGGACGGATTGTACAGCGGGATATTGTTTCAACCGGTTATTCATACTTTGATCCAACGGCTCCGAACAGCCTGACCAATACGAGCGGTGCGGCCCTGAGTGCAACCAACGACCGTGTTATTCTGGGCAATACGAACCCAACATACTACGGCGGTCTGACCAACTCGTTCAGCTACAAAGGGCTTGACCTGGAAGTATTTGTTCGCTTCTCTGGTGGCAATAAGCTCATGAACGTAACGCGTCAGGAAACGCTGTTGAATAACGATTTCAACAACAACGGTCGTGAGATCCTCAATCGCTGGCAGAAAGAAGGCGACGTAACAGACGTACCAAAGGTGTATCTATCGAAGAGTGGTATCATCAACCAAACGGGTGTGGCCATCAGTCGATTTGTTGAAAACGGTGACTTCATCCGTATCCAGAACATCGTTTTAGGCTATACGATCCCAAAAACGGTACTGCCCAAAGGAGCGTTTGCCCTTAGCACAGTCCGCGTCTATGCGCAGGTTCAGAACGCATTCACCTTCACCAAGTACAAAGGTCTGGATCCTGAAGCAAATGCGAATGGTGACACGAATAGTGAGTTCGGTATTGACTTCAACACCAACCCACAGTTGCGGGTGATGACGTTCGGCTTAAACATTGGTTTTTAA
- a CDS encoding amidohydrolase — MTKYPLFVAAMALSGLATHTVSGQTTALNARMDKTAESLEKKVVAWRRDFHQHPELGNREFQTAAKIAAHLQSLGIEVKTGVGKTGVVGLLKGGKPGPVVALRADMDGLPVTERVDLPFKSEAHTEYNGQQTGVMHACGHDTHVAMLMGAAEVLASVKSELKGTVKFIFQPAEEGAPTGEEGGAYLMIKEGVLENPKVDAIFGLHINSQTEVGTIKYRPGATMAAVDSYAIKIKGKQTHGAAPWSGVDPIVTSAQVVMGLQTIVSRNLPLTENAAVVTVGAIHGGIRQNIIPEEVNMIGTIRSLDNEMQKTIHRRINEIATNIAESAGAKAEVKIDVMYPVTYNDPKLTDQMVPTLEAIAGKNNIKLTPAQTGAEDFSFFQQKIPGFFYFLGGMTKGKKLEDAAPHHTPDFQIDEGCFVLGMKSLCHLTVDYMDQAGKSKGVAVSGK; from the coding sequence ATGACAAAGTATCCATTATTTGTAGCCGCTATGGCATTAAGTGGTTTAGCCACGCACACGGTTTCAGGACAGACGACAGCCTTAAATGCGCGAATGGATAAAACAGCGGAAAGCCTTGAAAAAAAAGTAGTCGCTTGGCGCCGTGATTTCCACCAGCACCCTGAACTGGGTAACCGCGAATTTCAGACAGCCGCTAAAATTGCCGCTCACTTACAGTCGCTCGGTATCGAAGTAAAAACCGGCGTTGGTAAAACGGGCGTTGTCGGATTGCTCAAAGGTGGTAAGCCCGGTCCCGTGGTTGCGCTACGAGCCGACATGGACGGATTACCCGTAACTGAGCGTGTCGATTTACCGTTTAAGTCGGAAGCACATACGGAGTACAACGGACAGCAAACGGGCGTTATGCACGCGTGTGGACACGATACCCATGTAGCCATGCTGATGGGTGCGGCTGAAGTACTGGCGTCGGTGAAAAGTGAACTGAAAGGAACGGTAAAGTTTATTTTCCAGCCTGCCGAAGAAGGCGCACCAACGGGTGAAGAAGGTGGCGCTTATCTGATGATCAAAGAAGGCGTGCTCGAAAACCCCAAAGTAGATGCTATTTTCGGATTGCATATCAACTCGCAAACTGAAGTCGGTACGATCAAATACCGGCCTGGCGCAACGATGGCTGCTGTCGATTCGTATGCCATTAAGATCAAAGGGAAACAAACACATGGTGCTGCGCCGTGGTCAGGCGTTGACCCCATCGTAACGTCGGCGCAGGTCGTTATGGGTTTACAGACCATCGTTAGCCGGAACCTGCCCCTTACCGAAAATGCGGCTGTCGTGACGGTCGGTGCCATTCACGGCGGTATCCGGCAGAACATCATTCCGGAAGAGGTGAACATGATTGGCACCATTCGCTCGCTGGACAATGAAATGCAGAAAACGATCCACCGCCGGATCAATGAAATTGCTACGAACATTGCCGAGAGTGCCGGGGCAAAAGCAGAGGTTAAGATCGATGTGATGTATCCGGTTACGTACAACGACCCTAAACTGACGGATCAGATGGTACCGACGCTGGAAGCAATAGCCGGAAAAAACAACATCAAATTGACGCCTGCTCAGACGGGTGCCGAAGACTTTTCATTCTTCCAGCAAAAAATTCCGGGCTTTTTCTATTTCCTGGGAGGGATGACGAAGGGCAAAAAGCTTGAAGACGCTGCGCCCCACCACACCCCCGATTTTCAAATTGATGAAGGTTGCTTTGTGCTGGGTATGAAATCGCTTTGCCACCTGACCGTAGATTACATGGATCAGGCCGGAAAAAGCAAAGGTGTTGCCGTTAGCGGTAAATAA
- a CDS encoding SDR family oxidoreductase: MDTFSQKVVWITGASSGIGEALALHLGKQNAKLVLSARRVDELQRVAAQTGLPEFDLLVLPMDMTDVDRLPDHVDTVRQRFGRIDYVFQNAGITQRSAVADTAFAVYKQLMDVNFFGVVAMTKAVLPTMLAQKSGHFVVTSSVAGKLGTKQRSGYCASKHALHGFFDSLRAETYNAGLHVTIVCPGYIKTPISLHALNADGQVHNKMDANQAQGMNVNTFAQRLLRAVAKRKEEVYIGGSEIYGIYLKRFLPGLLSRILRNREGA, translated from the coding sequence ATGGATACATTTTCGCAGAAAGTCGTTTGGATCACGGGAGCTTCATCGGGTATCGGCGAGGCACTTGCCCTTCATCTGGGAAAACAAAACGCGAAACTCGTGTTGTCAGCCCGTCGCGTTGACGAGTTGCAACGGGTAGCGGCTCAAACGGGCCTTCCCGAATTCGATTTACTAGTATTGCCGATGGATATGACCGACGTTGATCGCTTGCCTGATCATGTAGACACCGTACGTCAACGGTTTGGGCGAATCGACTACGTTTTTCAAAACGCCGGAATTACTCAGCGAAGCGCGGTTGCTGACACGGCGTTTGCAGTGTATAAGCAATTGATGGACGTGAATTTCTTCGGCGTCGTGGCAATGACGAAAGCCGTGTTGCCAACGATGCTAGCCCAAAAGAGCGGGCACTTCGTCGTGACGAGTAGCGTAGCAGGGAAACTGGGCACAAAACAGCGTTCGGGCTACTGCGCGAGTAAACACGCACTGCACGGATTTTTCGACTCATTACGGGCCGAAACCTACAACGCAGGTTTACACGTCACAATCGTTTGCCCCGGTTATATTAAAACACCGATTTCACTTCACGCACTCAATGCTGATGGGCAGGTTCACAATAAAATGGATGCCAATCAGGCACAGGGCATGAACGTCAATACATTTGCGCAACGGCTTTTGCGGGCAGTGGCCAAGAGAAAAGAGGAAGTCTATATTGGCGGGTCAGAAATCTACGGCATTTACCTCAAACGATTCCTGCCAGGTCTGCTTTCGCGCATTCTGCGCAACCGGGAAGGTGCTTAA
- a CDS encoding DUF2851 family protein, whose translation MPEAFLYFIWQYQYFTTNSLTTTDGESVQVLHPGFRNLDSGPDFFNARLLINNVEWGGTVEMHSRTSDWLVHRHQNDRAYDNVILHVVWEDDRIATGRRVDRTNGTPLPTLEVVPLIDAILIDRFKLLAESIDSIPCAGQFRSVQPLRVTAMLDKAMFQRLERKAAGVHAVFEQTNGDWEETAYRLLAINMGFKINAEPMAQLSRAIPLKSILKLRDVLIQAEAMLFGTAGLLESEDEPDEYVTMLQREYRFLSAKYGLIDKQVAAHAWKWGRLRPANFPTLRLAQLARLLTHHASLFSLFIGTSDAEALLKALQLAPSGYWHSHYRFGKATDKVVPTLGVSSAATIVINTVVPLLAAYANHRGQPAFMDRAIGLLEQLPTEKNRLTDGWEELGLGMRTAFDSQAAIELHNEFCSVKKCLNCQIGAGLLKTI comes from the coding sequence GTGCCCGAAGCTTTTCTGTATTTCATCTGGCAGTACCAATATTTCACGACAAACAGCCTGACCACTACCGATGGCGAATCGGTGCAGGTACTGCATCCCGGCTTCCGTAATCTGGATTCTGGTCCCGATTTTTTCAATGCCCGGTTGCTGATCAATAACGTCGAATGGGGCGGAACGGTCGAGATGCACAGCCGTACATCGGATTGGCTGGTGCATCGGCATCAGAACGACCGGGCCTATGATAATGTCATTCTGCACGTTGTCTGGGAGGACGATCGAATAGCTACTGGTCGTCGGGTGGATCGGACTAATGGCACACCGTTGCCAACGCTGGAAGTTGTCCCATTGATTGACGCTATCCTGATCGATCGTTTTAAACTACTGGCTGAATCAATCGATTCGATCCCGTGCGCTGGTCAGTTTCGGTCGGTTCAGCCGCTGCGTGTGACTGCCATGCTCGATAAGGCGATGTTTCAGCGTTTAGAACGTAAAGCGGCTGGTGTGCATGCGGTATTTGAGCAAACGAATGGTGACTGGGAGGAGACGGCTTACCGCTTACTCGCCATCAATATGGGCTTTAAGATCAATGCGGAACCGATGGCGCAGCTTAGCCGGGCCATACCGTTGAAATCGATTCTGAAACTTCGCGATGTGTTGATCCAGGCCGAAGCCATGCTGTTCGGTACGGCGGGCCTGCTCGAAAGCGAGGACGAGCCAGACGAGTACGTAACCATGCTTCAGCGCGAGTATCGGTTTCTATCGGCTAAATACGGGCTTATCGATAAACAGGTGGCGGCTCATGCCTGGAAGTGGGGCCGTTTGCGACCGGCCAATTTCCCAACGTTACGGCTGGCTCAATTGGCCCGCTTGCTGACCCATCATGCCAGTTTATTTTCGCTGTTTATCGGCACCAGCGATGCGGAGGCTTTACTGAAGGCCCTTCAACTGGCCCCATCCGGTTATTGGCATTCACACTATCGATTTGGGAAAGCAACGGATAAAGTAGTGCCTACGTTAGGTGTCAGCTCGGCGGCAACGATCGTGATCAATACCGTTGTGCCGTTGCTGGCGGCTTATGCCAATCACCGGGGGCAGCCCGCTTTTATGGATCGGGCCATTGGTTTACTAGAGCAATTGCCAACTGAAAAAAACCGCCTGACCGACGGTTGGGAGGAACTTGGTTTGGGTATGCGCACGGCTTTCGACTCGCAGGCTGCTATCGAACTCCATAACGAATTCTGTTCCGTTAAAAAGTGCCTGAACTGCCAGATCGGCGCAGGACTGCTGAAAACTATATGA
- a CDS encoding Gfo/Idh/MocA family protein produces MENRREFIKKSALAGLGMSFSASSYARILGANDRVRVGIIGFSDRFRQSLAPAFAEHAKAQNFAFVGVSDIWSRRRDEAEEYLKGKGLNDSSFFKARNNDELLDRKDVDAVIISTADFQHALHCVAAVESGRDAYCEKPFAEALDDARKAVKAVESSKKIVQVGSQRRSAPNYHSANDFIKSGKFGDITMVEMTWNVNQPGRWRRPKLVSEIRKEDTDWDRYQLNRPKTAWDPRKYLEFRLFYPYSSGIPGQWMSHQIDTVHWFSGLDHPRSVVANGGVYSWKDGRVNADTFTAVFDYGPDNDKTKGFQVLYSSRMNNEAGGVKEYYYSNGGMINLDTNKISPEGGLEAKYAKDMNMQANLLPTMSLGQGAKMETSANTGGDPMTSLHMLNWMECVRSRKEPNAPARVGFNHSVANIMATTALHTGKRVTWDSTKQDMIIS; encoded by the coding sequence ATGGAAAACCGTCGTGAGTTTATAAAAAAATCAGCACTGGCTGGGCTCGGCATGAGCTTTTCGGCCAGTAGCTACGCCCGCATTTTAGGTGCGAATGACCGGGTCCGCGTAGGAATCATCGGCTTCTCGGATCGTTTCCGTCAATCGCTGGCACCTGCATTCGCTGAACATGCCAAAGCGCAAAACTTTGCGTTTGTCGGCGTTTCAGACATCTGGAGCCGTCGTCGCGATGAAGCCGAAGAGTACTTAAAAGGTAAGGGCTTAAATGACAGTTCATTCTTCAAAGCCCGGAACAACGACGAACTGCTCGACCGCAAAGATGTTGATGCCGTTATCATCAGCACCGCCGATTTCCAGCACGCTCTGCATTGCGTAGCAGCTGTTGAGTCGGGACGGGATGCTTATTGCGAAAAACCGTTTGCCGAAGCGCTCGACGATGCGCGCAAGGCCGTTAAAGCTGTTGAAAGCTCCAAAAAGATCGTACAGGTTGGTTCGCAGCGACGCTCTGCCCCAAACTATCACTCGGCCAACGACTTTATTAAATCGGGCAAGTTCGGTGATATTACGATGGTCGAAATGACCTGGAACGTCAATCAGCCTGGTCGCTGGCGTCGGCCCAAGCTGGTATCCGAGATCCGGAAGGAAGATACGGACTGGGATCGCTACCAACTGAATCGCCCGAAGACGGCTTGGGACCCGCGCAAATACCTCGAATTCCGGTTGTTTTATCCCTACTCGTCCGGTATTCCGGGTCAGTGGATGTCGCACCAGATCGATACGGTTCACTGGTTCAGTGGATTAGATCATCCGCGTTCGGTCGTTGCCAATGGTGGCGTATATAGCTGGAAAGATGGCCGCGTCAATGCCGATACGTTCACGGCGGTATTCGATTACGGCCCTGACAACGACAAAACCAAAGGATTTCAGGTGCTTTATTCCTCCCGGATGAACAACGAAGCGGGCGGGGTTAAGGAATATTACTACTCGAACGGCGGTATGATCAACCTCGATACGAACAAGATTTCGCCGGAGGGTGGCCTGGAAGCTAAATATGCCAAAGACATGAACATGCAGGCGAATTTACTGCCTACTATGTCGCTTGGCCAGGGGGCAAAAATGGAAACCTCCGCCAACACGGGTGGTGATCCGATGACCTCACTACACATGCTCAACTGGATGGAATGTGTACGCAGTCGCAAGGAGCCAAATGCCCCCGCCCGCGTTGGGTTCAATCACTCGGTCGCTAATATCATGGCGACAACGGCCCTGCACACAGGCAAACGCGTGACCTGGGATTCGACCAAACAGGATATGATTATCAGCTAA
- a CDS encoding 3-keto-disaccharide hydrolase, which yields MKQLLLTGLLLTTLLAAETPQTPNTLTTKEKKDGWQLLFDGKTTSGWRGAYQDKFPQKGWDVSDGLLTIQQSDGSESQSYGDILTTNEYGDFDLMFDFKLTEGANSGVKYFVVENYPKPKGSAFGLEFQVLDDDKHPDAKLGRNGNRTVGSLYDLIPAKEKQAHPIGDWNTGRVVSKGKHVEHWLNGKKVVEYERGSDQFRELVAMSKYKTPDYNANGRFGEAPKGHILLQDHGNKVSYRNIKIKTL from the coding sequence ATGAAACAACTCCTTTTGACAGGGCTCCTCCTGACTACGCTGCTCGCTGCCGAAACACCACAAACGCCGAACACGCTTACCACAAAAGAAAAGAAAGACGGCTGGCAACTGCTTTTCGACGGAAAAACGACCAGCGGCTGGCGGGGAGCTTACCAAGACAAATTTCCCCAGAAAGGCTGGGATGTTTCGGATGGTCTGTTGACCATTCAGCAATCCGATGGCTCCGAATCGCAAAGTTACGGCGACATTTTAACCACGAACGAGTACGGTGATTTCGACCTTATGTTCGATTTCAAGCTGACCGAAGGGGCGAATAGTGGCGTTAAGTATTTTGTGGTCGAGAATTATCCGAAACCGAAAGGATCGGCCTTCGGACTGGAATTTCAGGTGCTGGACGATGATAAACACCCGGATGCAAAGCTTGGTCGCAATGGTAACCGCACGGTTGGCTCACTGTACGATCTGATTCCGGCCAAGGAAAAGCAGGCCCACCCAATTGGCGACTGGAACACGGGACGCGTTGTCTCGAAAGGTAAACACGTCGAGCATTGGCTGAATGGTAAGAAAGTGGTGGAATACGAACGGGGTAGTGACCAGTTCCGGGAGTTGGTAGCTATGAGCAAATACAAAACGCCGGACTACAATGCCAACGGTCGATTCGGTGAAGCACCGAAAGGTCACATCTTACTACAAGATCACGGCAACAAGGTATCATACCGGAACATTAAAATCAAAACCCTTTAA